The Arachis duranensis cultivar V14167 chromosome 2, aradu.V14167.gnm2.J7QH, whole genome shotgun sequence genome has a window encoding:
- the LOC107474758 gene encoding cytochrome P450 93A2-like, producing the protein MEEFQEYIQLFLILLISTIVIRAILIRYHNNGNQHHQNPPSPPSLPIIGHLHLLSSLQHQTLHNLSARYGPIFQIFLGSFRCVVVSAPEIAKEFLKTHDSSFSGRFVKSSAEYYMTYGLKGLVLTPYGSYFKFMKKLCMAELLGKRTLDQLLPLRREETLRFLKLLQKKGEAGEAVDVSGEIITLTNNVISRMTMSVRCCEEGGGGLVDSEEIRKMVKDIMENAGKFNNVLNFIWLFKNWDLHGKNKRVKEIRERFDSMIEKVIREHELARKKMKEEGDTGGRVKDLLDILLDILEDNKKIDEIQLTKENIKAFILDIFVAGTDTSATNIEWALAELINNPNMMEKARKEIDLVTGNNRLIQESDVANLPYLQAIVKETLRLHPVIPLLARQSISETSVNVCGYEIASKSVLFFNLWSMGRNPMIWENPLEFRPERFIDEERKLSDLRGQNFQLLPFGTGRRVCPGASLALLTVPTTLAAMIQCFEWKVDGNVSMEEQPHNGIALARAHPLICVPVPRFHQLSYLGEN; encoded by the exons ATGGAAGAATTCCAAGAGTACAtccaactttttttaattttgctaATCTCCACAATTGTGATTCGAGCTATTCTCATAAGATACCATAACAATGGCAACCAACATCATCAAAATCCACCAAGCCCACCATCACTACCCATCATTGGACACCTTCACCTACTATCTTCATTACAACATCAAACCTTACACAATCTCTCAGCCCGCTATGGACCCatctttcaaatctttcttGGCTCATTCCGTTGTGTAGTAGTTTCTGCGCCAGAAATCGCCAAAGAATTTCTCAAAACTCATGATTCTTCCTTCTCTGGCCGTTTCGTCAAGTCGAGTGCAGAATATTACATGACTTATGGCTTAAAGGGGCTGGTACTCACCCCTTACGGAAGTTACTTCAAGTTCATGAAGAAGCTCTGCATGGCAGAGCTTCTTGGCAAAAGAACCCTAGACCAACTTCTTCCTTTAAGACGTGAAGAAACTCTGAGGTTcctcaaactcttgcagaagaaAGGGGAAGCTGGAGAAGCTGTTGATGTTAGTGGTGAAATCATTACTCTCACTAATAATGTCATTTCAAGAATGACAATGAGCGTAAGGTGTTGTGAAGAAGGAGGCGGCGGTTTAGTTGACAGTGAAGAGATAAGAAAGATGGTGAAAGACATTATGGAGAACGCTGGAAAGTTTaataatgttttaaattttatttggttATTTAAGAACTGGGACTTGCACGGGAAAAATAAGAGGGTCAAGGAGATTAGGGAGAGATTTGATTCAATGATAGAGAAAGTCATTAGGGAGCATGAATTGGCGAGGAAGAAAATGAAGGAAGAAGGAGATACAGGTGGGAGAGTGAAGGATCTACTTGATATTTTGCTGGACATACTCGAAGATAATAAGAAAATTGATGAGATACAATTAACTAAAGAGAATATCAAGGCTTTCATCTTG GACATATTCGTGGCAGGAACTGACACATCAGCTACAAACATCGAATGGGCTCTAGCAGAATTGATCAACAACCCAAATATGAtggaaaaagcaagaaaagaaatcGATTTAGTAACTGGGAACAATAGATTAATACAAGAGTCAGATGTCGCTAATCTTCCTTATTTACAAGCCATAGTTAAAGAAACCCTAAGACTTCACCCTGTAATTCCACTTCTAGCAAGACAATCAATCTCTGAGACCTCTGTTAATGTTTGTGGCTATGAAATTGCATCAAAGTccgtattattttttaatttatggtCTATGGGTAGAAACCCCATGATTTGGGAGAATCCACTTGAGTTTAGGCCTGAGAGGTTCATTgatgaagaaagaaaattatcaGATTTGAGGggtcaaaattttcaattattgCCATTTGGGACTGGAAGAAGAGTGTGTCCTGGAGCTTCACTAGCActtctaactgtacccactacTCTTGCTGCTATGATTCAGTGCTTTGAATGGAAGGTTGATGGGAATGTTAGTATGGAAGAGCAACCTCACAATGGCATCGCACTTGCTAGGGCTCATCCTTTAATTTGTGTTCCTGTGCCTCGCTTTCATCAATTGAGCTATCTTggagaaaattag
- the LOC107474747 gene encoding uncharacterized protein LOC107474747, translating into MRRMVQHKRLIDCHHGKLAPVQEKRLKRLVKPSNKWTAEWIGDNERKRFEVTQKGSKLDVDLIKHTCTCNRWQLTGMLCTHAVAAIRKRHDNMKDYVHPWLCMESLKNTYEHFIQPVISEEFWIRSDQTRPAAPIIKRPIGRPKVHNRQKDPAETFIKGEKLRRSFYVTCSKCGQIGHNYKTCKGAPSNPN; encoded by the exons ATGAGGCGTATGGTTCAACACAAGAGACTGATAGATTGCCATCATGGAAAGCTTGCACCGGTTCAGGAGAAAAGGTTGAAGAGGCTTGTTAAGCCAAGTAACAAATGGACTGCAGAGTGGATTGGTGATAACGAGCGCAAGCGATTTGAGGTCACACAAAAGGGATCTAAGTTGGATGTGGACCTGATTAAACATACATGTACATGTAACAGATGGCAATTAACTG GGATGCTGTGCACCCATGCAGTTGCAGCAATCAGAAAAAGACATGACAACATGAAAGATTATGTGCATCCATGGTTATGCATGGAATCACTGAAGAATACTTACGAGCACTTTATTCAACCTGTTATAAGTGAAGAGTTCTGGATACGATCTGATCAGACTAGGCCTGCTGCACCTATCATTAAGCGGCCAATTGGTCGTCCAAAGGTACATAACAGGCAGAAGGACCCAGCAGAAACTTTTATCAAAGGTGAAAAATTGAGGAGAAGTTTCTATGTGACCTGCAGCAAGTGTGGTCAAATAGGGCACAACTATAAGACTTGCAAGGGTGCGCCATCCAACCCAAATTGA